The Medicago truncatula cultivar Jemalong A17 chromosome 4, MtrunA17r5.0-ANR, whole genome shotgun sequence genome includes a region encoding these proteins:
- the LOC11421920 gene encoding uncharacterized protein — protein MLDYIMFDAATISPMGSKPDFHHMMSSSIFLLCCFLTLSLYSISQHTSNTYSLGFTPARKLSMSAPGHDHKFHETQVSDEAMESTPANADLTTLEITGNSYSPHDLVYHTDYHGVTTHPTPKHPKP, from the exons ATGCTCGACTATATAATGTTTGATGCAGCAACAATTTCCCCTATGGGTAGCAAACCTGATTTTCATCACATGATGAGTTCTTCAATCTTTCTTTTATGCTGCTTTCTCACACTCTCTTTGTATTCCATCTCCCAACACACAAGCAATACTTATTCTCTAGGTTTTACACCAGCAAGGAAGTTGAGCATGTCCGCTCCTGGACATGACCACAAATTTCATGAAACTCAG GTATCAGATGAGGCAATGGAAAGCACTCCAGCTAATGCAGATTTAACAACACTAGAAATTACCGGCAACAGTTACAGTCCTCATGATCTTGTCTATCATACAGATTATCATGGAGTAACTACTCATCCAACTCCTAAGCATCCAAAACCATAG
- the LOC11424668 gene encoding uncharacterized protein, whose translation MKKRDAVVVSDGVKKKKRKRSCSSSQSQLSNHPNTLFALLLASLSNSNSNSNTNQSFIKKCLFQFHPSLLLSNSSSSSSVTPILALLPTLLSSTHSPIARRAADITGAASLVSLEINEEIATDSETIKGLISLLENPDRKVLSSACNAILDLSTTAFAQQQLLNFSALHKLMSVFLQVFKRVESVCLLSEGNQSFHALKIGIREDELSVALLSAIIVLINVCNVEQLHNIPESVSEAFLSLLKEIRANATHHLVIRGDVKSNVEGRFCKSNVGVCDLADSIFRLSINASQLSVSLPFEVVQRGLFGTSGSSFEDFLSNHWEVSPFLLSRTSEDHNVNDMFSPFIQSLNWNGSVPSLLHSILQDLVSCFPIASEEQNILNFLIEVKDRLGCPIIYQQDIRVVKADSQSRKETHYFHPECHKEPLYFTNEDVLKCEQAYKEGYTVALRGLEFRYQRIASIADTLALMFGQPSVGANLYLTPANSQGLARHFDDHCVFVCQIFGSKKWTVFSRPGQLLPRLYDSLCGSDVDCTKAVRREFFLKEGDVLYIPRGFPHEAYTNYGVDDGSPGFSLHLTLSIEVEPAFEWEGVAHFALHCWNENQRRPCYGCINSLSQKLDLVSVNLLHVAIGIICTSNPTFRKACLTAAVSLPPDVYHRLIQKQRTTFLHLVDRICNECRFSEVLSNIEVAIQKNKDPFEHIRWLQVLRMEKEARSGFNTEKSFNIEDLCSLCTKHKDKLEAAFVV comes from the exons ATGAAGAAGCGTGATGCAGTTGTTGTATCTGACGgcgttaaaaaaaagaaaaggaaacgTTCTTGTTCATCCTCTCAATCCCAACTCTCCAATCATCCCAACACCCTATTCGCTCTGTTACTTGCATCTCTCTCAAACTCAAACTCAAACTCCAACACCAACCAATCCTTCATCAAAAAATGCTTATTCCAATTTCACCCTTCTCTTCTCCTCTccaactcctcctcctcctcctccgtcACACCCATCCTCGCTTTACTTCCAACTCTCCTATCTTCCACACACTCCCCAATTGCACGCCGCGCCGCAGATATCACCGGCGCTGCCTCCCTCGTTTCCCTCGAAATCAACGAAGAAATCGCTACGGATTCCGAAACCATCAAGGGATTAATTTCTCTGTTGGAGAATCCCGATAGGAAAGTTTTATCCTCCGCTTGCAATGCCATTTTGGATTTGTCTACCACAGCTTTCGCTCAACAGCAACTTCTCAATTTCTCTGCCTTGCACAAACTAAT GTCTGTGTTTCTTCAGGTTTTTAAGCGCGTGGAATCTGTTTGTTTATTGTCTGAGGGAAATCAAAGTTTTCACGCTCTTAAGATTGGGATTAGGGAAGATGAACTATCGGTGGCTTTGCTCAGTGCAATTATTGTTCTTATCAATGTCTGTAATGTTGAGCAACTACATAATATCCCTGAAAGTGTTTCTGAAGCATTCCTGAGCCTTCTAAAAGAGATAAGGGCAAATGCTACTCATCATTTGGTGATTAGAGGTGATGTGAAATCTAATGTAGAAGGACGTTTTTGTAAGAGTAATGTTGGAGTTTGTGATCTTGCCGACAGCATCTTTAGGCTTTCCATTAATGCTTCACAACTTAGTGTCTCTTTGCCATTTGAAGTGGTCCAAAGAGGTCTTTTTGGTACAAGTGGTTCTAGTTTTGAAGATTTTCTGTCAAATCATTGGGAAGTTTCACCTTTTCTTCTATCAAGGACATCGGAGGATCACAACGTGAATGATATGTTTAGCCCATTTATACAATCTTTGAACTGGAATGGGAGTGTTCCTTCCCTACTTCATTCAATCCTTCAAGATCTCGTGTCTTGTTTTCCTATTGCTTCAGAGGAGCAAAACATCCTCAATTTCCTAATTGAGGTGAAAGATAGACTAGGCTGTCCTATAATCTACCAGCAGGATATACGGGTTGTAAAAGCCGATAGCCAATCCAGAAAAGAGACACATTACTTTCATCCGGAATGCCATAAGGAACCTCTGTATTTTACTAATGAAGATGTCTTAAAGTGCGAGCAAGCTTATAAAGAGGGTTATACTGTTGCTCTGCGTGGTCTCGAGTTTCGATATCAGCGCATTGCTTCTATTGCCGATACATTAGCACTTATGTTTGGCCAACCTTCAGTAGGTGCTAATTTGTACTTAACACCAGCTAATTCTCAAGGGTTGGCCCGTCACTTTGATGATCACTGTGTGTTTGTCTGCCAGATTTTTGGCTCCAAGAAGTGGACAGTATTTTCTCGACCCGGTCAGCTGTTACCTCGCTTATATGATAGTCTCTGTGGTTCCGATGTTGACTGTACAAAAGCTGTAAGAAGAGAGTTCTTTCTCAAGGAGGGTGATGTATTGTATATTCCCAGAGGTTTTCCACATGAGGCTTATACAAATTATGGTGTTGATGATGGTTCTCCTGGATTTTCGTTGCACCTTACACTCAGTATTGAGGTTGAACCTGCTTTTGA GTGGGAAGGAGTAGCTCATTTTGCTCTTCATTGCTGGAATGAAAACCAAAGAAGACCGTGTTATGGTTGCATTAATTCTCTGTCTCAAAAACTTGATCTTGTGTCTGTGAATCTTTTACATGTTGCCATTGGGATTATTTGCACTTCTAATCCTACTTTTCGGAAAGCATGCTTGACTGCTGCAGTTTCCTTGCCGCCAGATGTTTATCATAGGCTTATTCAGAAGCAGAGAACGACTTTTCTCCACTTGGTTGATAGAATATGTAATGAATGTAGATTTTCGGAAGTGCTGAGTAACATAGAGGTTGCAATTCAGAAAAATAAAGATCCATTTGAGCACATCCGATGGCTTCAGGTTCTTCGTATGGAAAAAGAAGCCAGAAGTGGATTCAACACAGAAAAATCTTTCAATATTGAAGATTTATGCTCTTTGTGTACCAAACACAAGGACAAATTAGAAGCTGCTTTCGTGGTTTGA